One Streptomyces dangxiongensis genomic window, GCGAGCCGGAGCCGCTCGACGCGGTGGACGTCACCGCCCTCGGCGACGCCGAGCGCGGCGGCGACGGTGGCGGAGGCCGGGACGACCGTGTTGACCAGCACCTTGGTCGCGGGCCGCTGGCCGGCCGCCGCCAGGTCGTCGTAGAGGCTGCTCAGCTCCAGCGGGCGCTTGACCTGGCTGTGCACGACCTGCGTGCCCACGCCCCGGCGCCGGACGAGGAGGCCCTTGTCGACGAGGGACTGGATGGCCTGGCGGACGGTGGGCCGGGACAGGCCGAGCCGCGCGGCCAGCTCGATCTCGTTGCCGAGCAGACTGCCCGGGGTGAGGCGGCCCTGCTCGATGGCGGCCTCCAACTGCTGGGCGAGCTGGAAGTACAGCGGCACCGGGGAGCTACGGTCCACGCGGAGGTCGAGCGGCACGGTCGGGTCCACATCTGGTTTCGGCACGGGCCCGAGCGTAGTCCGGTGCCTGGTTGACGGGAAGTCGTGTAGTCCGATTGTCAGGACATACACATTGACAGGGTGCGGGGTCGCCGTTCACTTTGTTTCCATGCGCATCGGGGTC contains:
- a CDS encoding GntR family transcriptional regulator translates to MPLDLRVDRSSPVPLYFQLAQQLEAAIEQGRLTPGSLLGNEIELAARLGLSRPTVRQAIQSLVDKGLLVRRRGVGTQVVHSQVKRPLELSSLYDDLAAAGQRPATKVLVNTVVPASATVAAALGVAEGGDVHRVERLRLAHGEPMAYLINHLPPGLLDLDTGRLEATGLYRLMRSAGITLHSARQSIGARGATAAEAERLTEAEGAPLLTMQRTTFDDTGRAVEFGDHTYRPTRYSFEFQLLVRP